ATGCGCTTGATTTCTCGTCCCTCTCAAATGCAAAGCGAAGCGAGTGAATTGAACTCTCGCTGAACGTTGGCCAATGGCAATGCCAATCGTTGGCGCCAAATTATTAACTACCAAAATTTTGCCATTCTCATTCCAACTCTCGGTCTCCATTGTACGTACTACCAGTTCTTTGATTTcctatatttgtttgtttggaacaaaaaaattatctattttGACCACGCCTCCTTCCAATTATTTGCTCTCTTTCCATTTAAGAAACGGAAGAATCGATGAAGCTCGATCGTTATTTAATAAGATGTCGTCTCCTGGTGTTAACTTATACACTATGATGATTGGGGGTTATGCAGATGAAGGTAGGCTTGAGGATGCTCTGAAACTTTTCTATGAAATGCCTGTGAAGGATTTGATTTCATGGAATTCTATGCTCAAAGGGTGTCTCAAATGCGGGGATTTAACTATGGCTTGTAACATGTTCGACAAAATGTCTGAAAGGAATGTTGTTTCTTGGACGACGATTATTAATGGGTTGCTGGAGTTTGGGAGAGTTGAGGTTGCTGAATGCTTGTTCAGGGTGATGCCCACTAAGGATGTAACTGCCTGGAATTCAATGGTTCATGGATTTTTTAGTAATGGTAGAGTTGAAGATGCTATAGAGTTGTTTGAGAAAATGCCTAATAGGAATGTGATTTCATGGACTTCGGTCATTGGTGGGCTTGACCATAATGGAAGGAGTTTTGAAGCTCTAGTTGTTTTCCACAAAATGTTGGCTTCCTTCAAAGCCACATCAAGCACATTGGCCTGTGCATTAACAGCTTGTGCAAACATATGTACTCCCTTCATAGGTGTACAGATTCATGGTCTAATTGTTAAGACTGGTTATTGCTTTAATGAGTATATATCTGCTTCCCTTATATCATTTTATGCTAACTGCAAGCTTATAGATAATGCTTCTAGCATTTTCAATGATAACGTGAGTAGAAATGTTGTGGTCTGGACAGCTCTTTTGACAGGATATGGATTGAACTGTAGGCACACAGATGCGTTACAGGTTTTCAAGGGCATGATGAGAATGAGTGTACTTCCTAATCAGTCTTCTCTTACTAGTGCTCTCAATTCATGTTGTGGTTTAGAGGCTGTTGATAGAGGCAGGGAAGTTCATGCTGTAGCCCATAAGCTAGGTTTGGAAAGTGATATCTTTGTCAGTAACTCTCTTGTTGTCATGTA
This DNA window, taken from Cucumis sativus cultivar 9930 chromosome 6, Cucumber_9930_V3, whole genome shotgun sequence, encodes the following:
- the LOC101216459 gene encoding pentatricopeptide repeat-containing protein At5g46460, mitochondrial isoform X1, which codes for MAMPIVGAKLLTTKILPFSFQLSVSIVRTTSSLISYICLFGTKKLSILTTPPSNYLLSFHLRNGRIDEARSLFNKMSSPGVNLYTMMIGGYADEGRLEDALKLFYEMPVKDLISWNSMLKGCLKCGDLTMACNMFDKMSERNVVSWTTIINGLLEFGRVEVAECLFRVMPTKDVTAWNSMVHGFFSNGRVEDAIELFEKMPNRNVISWTSVIGGLDHNGRSFEALVVFHKMLASFKATSSTLACALTACANICTPFIGVQIHGLIVKTGYCFNEYISASLISFYANCKLIDNASSIFNDNVSRNVVVWTALLTGYGLNCRHTDALQVFKGMMRMSVLPNQSSLTSALNSCCGLEAVDRGREVHAVAHKLGLESDIFVSNSLVVMYTKCGHINDGIAVFTRMSRKNVVSWNSIIVGCAQHGFGRWALTLFAQMIRTRVDPDEITLAGLLSACGHSGMLTKGRCFFKHFGKNFGIEMTNEHYSSMVDLLGRYGQLEEAEALIHIMPGKANYMVWLALLSSSINHSNVHVAERAAKCVLDLQPNCSAAYTLLSNLYASTGKWTEVSKIRKKMKDEGILKQPGSSWITIKGIKHNFISGDQSHPLSRKIYQKLEWLGGKLKELGYVPDPKFSFHDVETEQKEEMLSYHSERLAIGFGLISTVEGSTIIVMKNLRICGDCHNAVKLTSKVVGREIVVRDPSRFHHFHNGTCSCGDYW